A part of Lacibacter sp. H407 genomic DNA contains:
- the ftsZ gene encoding cell division protein FtsZ, with amino-acid sequence MIHFDLPKEKSSIIKVIGVGGGGSNAVNHMHAQIIEGVNFIICNTDAQAIAQSMVPNKVQLGPHLTQGLGAGANPEIGRQATEESLEELKTMLEVNTKMAFITAGMGGGTGTGGAPIIAKICKDLGILTVGIVTTPFGYEGKKRIQQAEDGINRLKDYVDTLLVISNDKLRHQFGNLKMKEAFSKADNVLATAAKCITDVINSTGQINVDFADVCTVMKNGGVAILGNASANGDNRAQRAIEEALNSPLLNDNDIKGAKWILININSAEGDHEFTMDEVEIIQNHLLSQAGENTDVILGLGYDSTLGDKIGITLIATGFEAKDPFDKKPAVVEEVKPKVEKIVMTLGEPEKKEYSQPALFAEEIKDPIAPSIVEEVKKVEVPVMQTPAAPKVETARIEFTLEPTAPAPMPVAEEKQVVHEPTPVPVQQKSIDTYTNEPVSRPVSGGYLAKPAIIYTEEREESIPEKIAEEKPVAIPAQLQIVKDDEESFDMQLVEKTDQPTAEKELRADQNVHLASSEEPPVTDEAEEQRKKAADRLQKLRNLSFNINAPDPNNEFETVPAYLRRNLELYNTISPAENFYSNYTVQSDENNQAQINTINTFLDGKKPD; translated from the coding sequence ATGATACATTTTGATCTGCCAAAGGAAAAGTCATCCATCATTAAAGTAATTGGTGTAGGTGGCGGTGGTAGCAATGCAGTAAATCACATGCATGCTCAGATTATTGAAGGCGTAAATTTTATTATTTGTAATACAGATGCACAAGCCATTGCACAAAGCATGGTGCCGAATAAAGTGCAGTTAGGTCCGCATTTAACGCAGGGCCTTGGTGCAGGCGCCAATCCTGAAATTGGAAGGCAGGCAACCGAAGAAAGTTTAGAGGAATTAAAAACCATGTTGGAAGTAAATACCAAAATGGCGTTTATTACAGCAGGTATGGGTGGTGGAACAGGCACAGGTGGTGCTCCCATCATTGCAAAAATTTGTAAAGATCTTGGCATCCTCACCGTTGGCATTGTTACCACACCGTTTGGATACGAAGGAAAGAAACGTATTCAACAGGCAGAAGATGGTATCAACCGTTTGAAAGACTATGTTGATACATTGCTCGTGATCAGCAATGATAAATTGCGTCATCAGTTTGGTAATTTGAAAATGAAAGAAGCATTTTCAAAAGCAGATAATGTATTGGCTACTGCTGCCAAATGTATTACCGATGTGATCAACAGCACCGGCCAGATCAATGTGGATTTTGCCGATGTATGTACTGTAATGAAAAACGGAGGTGTAGCTATTCTTGGTAATGCAAGTGCAAACGGTGACAACCGTGCACAGCGTGCCATTGAAGAAGCATTGAATTCACCATTGTTGAATGATAACGATATTAAAGGTGCAAAATGGATCCTAATTAATATCAACAGTGCAGAAGGTGATCATGAATTTACAATGGATGAAGTAGAGATCATTCAAAACCATTTGTTATCACAAGCTGGTGAAAACACAGATGTGATCCTTGGTTTAGGTTATGATAGTACGTTAGGCGATAAGATCGGTATTACATTGATCGCAACAGGTTTTGAAGCAAAAGATCCGTTTGATAAAAAGCCTGCTGTTGTTGAAGAGGTAAAACCAAAGGTTGAAAAAATTGTGATGACACTTGGTGAACCGGAGAAGAAAGAATATTCACAACCGGCATTGTTTGCAGAAGAGATCAAAGATCCGATTGCGCCGAGTATTGTGGAAGAAGTAAAGAAGGTAGAGGTACCTGTAATGCAAACGCCTGCTGCACCAAAAGTTGAAACAGCACGTATTGAATTTACATTGGAACCAACAGCACCAGCACCAATGCCGGTTGCAGAAGAGAAACAAGTAGTGCATGAGCCAACACCGGTACCCGTTCAACAGAAAAGTATTGACACATATACAAACGAACCTGTTTCCCGGCCTGTAAGCGGGGGCTATTTAGCCAAGCCCGCCATTATTTACACCGAGGAAAGAGAAGAATCCATTCCGGAAAAAATAGCCGAAGAAAAACCGGTTGCGATTCCTGCTCAGTTGCAAATTGTGAAAGACGATGAAGAATCGTTTGACATGCAGCTGGTGGAAAAAACAGATCAACCAACGGCGGAGAAAGAGCTTCGGGCCGATCAAAATGTTCATCTTGCTTCTTCGGAAGAGCCTCCGGTAACGGATGAGGCAGAAGAGCAACGGAAGAAGGCAGCCGATCGTTTACAGAAGTTGAGAAACCTCTCGTTCAACATCAATGCACCGGATCCGAATAATGAGTTTGAAACTGTGCCGGCTTATCTCCGCCGTAATTTAGAATTGTACAACACGATTTCACCGGCTGAAAATTTTTACAGCAATTACACGGTGCAAAGTGATGAAAATAACCAGGCACAGATCAATACCATCAACACATTCTTAGATGGTAAAAAACCCGATTAA
- the ftsA gene encoding cell division protein FtsA, with translation MTSELPTNGATSTAQAVNNNPIIVGLDIGTTKIAAIAGRKNEFGKLEILGFGRANSSGVQHGMVLNIDQTIKAIEQALQNCYASNPNLEINEVYVGIAGHHIKSLQTRGDIVRQNNEEEIAQREIDQLIGDQYKTYIPAGDQIIDVIPQEFTVDNFQNIPNPIGYSGVKVGANFHIITGDKNAIRNINRSVEKSNLKVKDLVLQPLASAAAVMCEHDLEAGVAIVDIGGGTTDLAVFYEGILKHTAVIPFGGENITNDIKMGLGVLRTQAEQMKVQFGSALADEAKSNAFITIPGIRGMAPKEISVKNLSHIIQARMSEIMDFVTYHLKQVGLDNRMLNGGIVLTGGGSQLKHLIQLTEYVTGLNARIGFPNEHLSSGHIDELAKPMYSTCIGLILKGYNVFENTQNKLKGIEIKEEPVAEVVNEYDDQTETHVVRVKKRKSLKGFMDSIKDGLIDLFNEEEDRKL, from the coding sequence ATGACATCGGAATTACCAACAAACGGAGCCACATCGACCGCACAGGCTGTGAACAACAATCCCATTATTGTGGGGTTGGATATTGGTACCACAAAGATTGCAGCAATTGCCGGACGAAAAAACGAATTTGGCAAACTGGAAATTCTCGGCTTTGGCCGGGCAAACTCCAGTGGTGTGCAGCATGGAATGGTATTGAATATTGATCAAACCATTAAAGCCATTGAACAGGCATTGCAGAATTGTTATGCCAGCAATCCCAACTTAGAGATCAACGAAGTGTATGTGGGTATTGCAGGTCATCACATTAAATCGTTGCAAACACGTGGCGATATTGTTCGCCAGAACAACGAAGAGGAAATTGCACAACGTGAAATTGATCAACTCATCGGCGATCAATACAAAACCTATATTCCTGCAGGCGATCAGATCATTGATGTGATACCGCAGGAGTTTACGGTGGATAATTTTCAGAATATTCCCAACCCGATCGGCTATAGTGGCGTGAAAGTTGGTGCTAACTTTCATATCATCACCGGCGATAAAAATGCGATCCGCAATATTAACCGCAGTGTTGAAAAAAGTAATTTGAAAGTGAAGGACCTGGTACTGCAACCACTGGCTTCAGCAGCAGCAGTTATGTGTGAGCATGATCTGGAAGCGGGTGTTGCCATTGTGGATATTGGTGGTGGCACAACTGATCTTGCTGTTTTTTATGAAGGCATTTTAAAACATACAGCCGTAATTCCTTTTGGTGGTGAGAACATTACCAATGATATTAAAATGGGATTGGGCGTGTTACGTACACAGGCTGAACAAATGAAAGTACAGTTTGGAAGTGCGTTGGCCGATGAAGCAAAATCAAATGCATTTATTACCATTCCGGGTATTCGTGGAATGGCACCCAAAGAGATCAGTGTAAAAAATCTGTCGCACATTATCCAGGCACGCATGAGCGAGATCATGGATTTTGTAACCTATCATTTAAAGCAGGTTGGTTTAGATAACCGCATGCTCAATGGTGGTATCGTATTAACAGGTGGTGGATCACAATTGAAACATCTTATTCAGTTAACTGAATATGTTACAGGATTAAATGCACGTATTGGTTTTCCGAACGAGCATCTATCATCCGGGCATATTGATGAATTGGCGAAGCCAATGTATTCAACCTGTATTGGTTTGATCTTAAAAGGATACAACGTATTTGAGAACACACAAAACAAACTGAAAGGCATCGAAATAAAAGAAGAGCCTGTAGCAGAAGTGGTAAATGAATACGACGACCAGACAGAAACACATGTGGTACGTGTGAAAAAACGCAAGAGCCTGAAAGGATTTATGGACAGTATAAAAGATGGTTTGATCGATCTGTTTAACGAAGAAGAAGACAGGAAACTTTAA
- a CDS encoding cell division protein FtsQ/DivIB: MSSKKFSWKKLVTATVWLLVSSATIVLLIAATRNQNGKLCKEVVVKIKGANAVGYVSKQHILQTISGGRPDLMPGQLIKTFDLQQLEKLLERNLWIRNAELFFDNNDVLHVDVTEREPVARVFRVDGESFYIDELGDELPITNDQVARVPVFTSFPNETTAARTKDSVLKQQVREMGQFILKDEFWMAQIDQVNINNYEFELMPKLGNHIIQFGNAEKIAPKFDRLLLFYKKIMHKTGWNYYSTLDVRYDKQLVALRRDSVSLFKSFVVEQNNYKINTTIDSSYIPNDSLIGNTNESNNSLLTSGPYKREPTSAEPVLKSATVKPEPTESRNAMKNQFPTPKGKAPTPTSIEQKPKPVNEEEAVLNEAKSQPVKKQPKAVMKKKD, encoded by the coding sequence ATGAGCAGTAAGAAATTTTCATGGAAAAAGTTAGTAACGGCAACCGTTTGGTTGTTGGTAAGTTCAGCCACAATTGTGCTGCTGATCGCTGCTACCCGTAACCAGAATGGAAAGTTGTGTAAGGAAGTGGTGGTAAAGATCAAAGGTGCAAATGCGGTGGGGTATGTAAGCAAGCAACATATACTGCAAACAATTTCCGGTGGTCGACCCGATCTGATGCCGGGGCAGCTTATTAAAACATTTGATCTGCAGCAATTGGAAAAATTACTGGAACGCAACTTATGGATACGGAATGCCGAACTGTTCTTTGATAACAATGATGTGTTACATGTAGATGTTACGGAGCGTGAGCCCGTGGCAAGAGTGTTTCGTGTAGATGGTGAATCGTTTTATATCGATGAGTTGGGCGATGAATTACCGATCACCAACGATCAGGTGGCACGTGTGCCCGTGTTTACATCATTTCCAAATGAAACAACGGCTGCACGTACAAAGGATAGTGTGTTGAAACAGCAGGTAAGAGAAATGGGACAGTTCATTTTAAAAGATGAATTCTGGATGGCGCAGATCGATCAGGTGAATATCAACAACTATGAATTTGAATTGATGCCGAAGTTGGGTAACCATATTATTCAGTTTGGAAATGCGGAAAAGATCGCACCAAAATTTGACCGCCTGTTATTGTTCTATAAAAAGATCATGCACAAAACAGGATGGAATTATTACAGCACACTGGATGTACGTTACGATAAACAATTGGTGGCATTACGCAGAGACAGTGTAAGCTTATTCAAAAGTTTTGTAGTAGAACAAAATAACTATAAGATCAATACAACAATAGACAGCAGTTATATACCGAACGATTCATTGATCGGTAATACAAACGAATCCAATAACAGTTTGCTTACCTCTGGGCCCTATAAGAGAGAACCAACATCCGCAGAGCCCGTTTTAAAGTCCGCTACTGTGAAACCAGAACCAACGGAAAGTCGCAATGCGATGAAAAACCAATTCCCTACCCCTAAAGGAAAAGCACCAACACCAACATCCATTGAACAAAAACCTAAGCCCGTGAATGAAGAAGAAGCAGTGTTAAATGAGGCGAAGAGCCAACCTGTGAAAAAACAACCGAAAGCAGTGATGAAGAAGAAAGATTAA
- the murC gene encoding UDP-N-acetylmuramate--L-alanine ligase — translation MIQLNDIKEVYFVGIGGIGMSAIARFFNEKGVKVSGYDKTVTPLTSQLEAEGIEVHYKEEVERIPKNVQLVVYTPAIPKEHKEYQYYLQNGYSVVKRSDVLQIITQSSLNICVAGTHGKTTISTMTGHLLRHSGFGCNAFLGGIAVNYNRNFWSSENNVCVVEADEYDRSFHKLSPDIAVITAMDADHLDIYGTAEAMEEAFIEFTRKIKPGGWLISKHGLERKNDLVAENHITYHLNDAQATVHSKNLKVQNGSYLFDAVMNEWVLNDVQLNVGGLHNVENVLAAIAVAHILKIDDDKIRESVKSFKGVKRRFEYVIAPGEADVTFVDDYAHHPEELRALISGARSMFADKKLVLVFQPHLFTRTRDLADGFAESLDMADEVMLLPIYPARELPIEGVTSELILNKMKLVKKQIVTKEELLNEVKNKVDKDTVFVTAGAGDIDAMLPELKKKIEQK, via the coding sequence ATGATTCAGTTGAACGATATAAAAGAAGTGTATTTCGTAGGAATAGGCGGCATTGGAATGAGTGCAATCGCAAGGTTCTTTAACGAAAAAGGAGTGAAGGTGAGTGGTTACGATAAAACAGTTACACCGCTTACATCGCAACTGGAAGCCGAAGGAATTGAAGTTCATTATAAAGAAGAAGTAGAACGTATTCCGAAGAATGTGCAACTGGTAGTGTATACACCGGCCATTCCGAAGGAGCATAAAGAGTATCAGTATTATTTGCAGAACGGATACAGCGTGGTAAAGCGAAGTGATGTACTGCAGATCATTACACAAAGTTCTTTGAATATATGTGTGGCAGGTACGCATGGTAAAACAACCATCAGTACAATGACGGGTCATTTGTTGCGCCACAGTGGTTTTGGTTGCAATGCATTTCTTGGAGGAATTGCAGTGAACTACAATCGAAACTTCTGGAGTAGTGAGAACAATGTGTGTGTGGTGGAAGCAGATGAGTACGATCGTTCTTTTCATAAGCTGAGCCCCGATATCGCTGTGATCACTGCAATGGATGCGGATCATTTAGATATCTACGGAACAGCCGAAGCAATGGAAGAAGCCTTCATCGAGTTTACACGAAAAATTAAACCCGGTGGCTGGCTCATCAGCAAACATGGATTGGAAAGAAAGAATGATCTCGTTGCAGAAAATCATATTACCTATCATTTGAATGATGCACAGGCAACCGTTCATTCAAAAAATCTGAAAGTACAAAACGGAAGTTATTTGTTTGATGCGGTAATGAATGAGTGGGTGTTGAACGATGTACAGTTGAATGTGGGTGGATTACACAATGTAGAAAATGTTTTAGCAGCGATCGCTGTTGCACATATACTAAAGATCGATGACGACAAGATCAGAGAATCAGTGAAATCGTTCAAAGGAGTGAAGCGCAGGTTTGAATATGTGATAGCGCCAGGTGAAGCGGATGTAACATTTGTTGATGACTATGCACATCATCCGGAAGAATTGAGAGCGTTGATCAGCGGTGCACGAAGCATGTTTGCAGATAAGAAGCTGGTATTGGTTTTTCAGCCACATCTGTTTACACGCACAAGAGATCTGGCAGATGGATTTGCAGAAAGTTTAGATATGGCTGATGAAGTAATGCTGCTGCCCATTTATCCGGCAAGAGAATTACCCATTGAGGGAGTAACAAGCGAACTTATTTTAAATAAGATGAAGTTGGTGAAGAAACAGATCGTAACAAAAGAAGAGTTGTTGAATGAGGTAAAGAATAAAGTAGATAAGGATACAGTGTTTGTAACAGCAGGTGCAGGCGATATTGATGCAATGCTGCCCGAATTAAAAAAGAAGATCGAACAGAAATAA
- the murG gene encoding undecaprenyldiphospho-muramoylpentapeptide beta-N-acetylglucosaminyltransferase translates to MSVKIIMAGGGTGGHIFPAIAIANAIKKLQPDAEILFVGAKGRMEMEKVPQAGYEIKGIDIIGFNRSSLIKNIGLPFKLIRSFVQVRSIVNQFKPDAVIGVGGYSSFPVLRFAQSKGIATFIHESNSFAGKANMMLGRQAKKVFVASDGMEKFFPAQKIIITGNPVRAAIAHTKVTREEGLKFFGLNTDKKTVLVVGGSLGAKSINEAIDAGIDAFEKNNLQLIWQTGKPYAAQGKARANGKANVWVNDFIKEMENAYAAADVVISRAGAMAIAEICLIAKPAVFVPYPHAAEDHQTVNAKHLVQKNAGLMVKDSEAKEKLVNAIIELAKDEAKQNELKQQIAKLGVGDADLVIANEVLNTIGTL, encoded by the coding sequence ATGAGTGTGAAAATTATAATGGCAGGTGGAGGTACGGGCGGACATATTTTTCCGGCCATTGCCATTGCCAATGCGATCAAAAAATTGCAACCCGATGCAGAGATCTTGTTTGTGGGAGCAAAGGGCAGAATGGAAATGGAAAAAGTGCCGCAGGCCGGTTATGAAATAAAAGGGATCGACATTATCGGTTTTAACAGAAGTTCTTTGATAAAAAACATTGGTTTGCCGTTTAAGTTGATACGAAGCTTTGTGCAGGTGCGTTCGATCGTTAATCAATTTAAACCCGATGCAGTGATTGGTGTAGGTGGTTATTCCAGTTTTCCGGTGTTGCGTTTTGCACAGAGCAAAGGCATTGCAACCTTTATTCATGAAAGCAATTCGTTTGCAGGCAAAGCAAATATGATGTTGGGTCGCCAGGCGAAAAAAGTATTTGTAGCCAGCGATGGAATGGAAAAGTTTTTTCCTGCACAAAAGATCATTATCACCGGTAATCCTGTACGTGCAGCCATTGCACATACAAAAGTTACTCGGGAAGAAGGGTTGAAGTTCTTTGGATTGAATACAGATAAAAAAACAGTATTGGTTGTTGGTGGAAGCCTTGGTGCAAAAAGTATCAACGAAGCCATAGATGCAGGGATTGATGCGTTTGAAAAAAATAATTTGCAGCTGATTTGGCAAACCGGGAAACCGTATGCAGCACAAGGCAAAGCAAGAGCAAACGGAAAAGCAAATGTGTGGGTGAATGATTTTATAAAAGAAATGGAGAATGCCTATGCTGCTGCTGATGTGGTGATTTCAAGAGCAGGTGCCATGGCCATTGCAGAGATCTGTTTGATTGCAAAGCCGGCTGTATTTGTTCCTTACCCGCATGCGGCTGAAGATCATCAAACGGTCAATGCAAAACACTTGGTGCAGAAAAATGCAGGACTGATGGTGAAGGATAGTGAAGCAAAAGAAAAGCTGGTGAACGCCATCATTGAGTTGGCGAAAGATGAAGCAAAACAAAATGAATTGAAACAGCAGATCGCAAAGCTGGGCGTGGGTGATGCTGATCTGGTAATTGCAAATGAAGTATTGAATACGATCGGGACGCTCTAA
- a CDS encoding FtsW/RodA/SpoVE family cell cycle protein produces the protein MSQLTDISAKFSPSGFRDKTKGDKVIWAIVIVLSLVSLLVVYSATNSLAYKLYKGNTFVYLFKQIAFITLGIIIVYFAHRVNYTIYSRVAKLLFYISIVLLIYTFFFGATINDGSRWIKLPIINLTVQTSDIAKLALFMYISRLLSKKQHVIKDFKKGFLPLMAPIVIICLLIAPANLSTALLTGATSMLLLFIGRVSMKHIGIVAAVIAIPVIILIAIAGSYYDKEEGKAKELPAVLSAGRVPTWIKRVQDFMYANKSEAPYQVQQAKIAVAKGGLFGLGPGNSEQRNFLPHPYSDYIYAIIIEEYGLIGAAFIIFIYMVFLFRSIRLFRKCPFAFGAFLALALSFTLVIQAMTNMAVNVGLFPVTGVTLPLVSMGGSSFLFTCLSIGIILSVARNVEEAEGDAANAKAVAA, from the coding sequence ATGAGTCAATTAACCGACATATCAGCGAAGTTTTCACCAAGCGGCTTTCGGGATAAAACCAAAGGCGATAAAGTGATCTGGGCAATCGTCATTGTTCTGTCGCTGGTGAGCTTACTCGTAGTATATAGTGCTACCAATTCATTGGCGTATAAACTATACAAGGGAAATACGTTTGTGTATTTGTTCAAGCAAATTGCATTCATCACGCTCGGTATCATCATTGTTTATTTTGCGCATCGGGTAAACTATACCATTTATTCACGTGTAGCGAAATTGCTGTTTTATATCTCCATTGTACTGTTGATCTATACATTCTTTTTCGGTGCAACCATTAACGATGGAAGCAGATGGATCAAATTGCCCATCATCAATCTTACAGTACAAACATCCGACATTGCAAAGCTGGCGTTGTTCATGTACATATCACGTTTATTGTCGAAGAAACAACATGTGATCAAAGATTTTAAGAAAGGATTTCTTCCGTTGATGGCACCGATCGTTATTATTTGTTTACTCATTGCGCCTGCCAATCTTTCAACCGCATTGTTAACAGGCGCAACCAGTATGTTGTTGTTGTTTATCGGACGGGTAAGCATGAAACACATTGGTATTGTTGCGGCCGTGATTGCAATACCCGTGATTATTTTAATTGCCATTGCCGGCAGTTATTACGACAAAGAAGAAGGAAAAGCAAAAGAGTTGCCGGCAGTTCTTTCTGCCGGTCGTGTACCAACATGGATCAAACGTGTACAGGATTTTATGTATGCTAATAAATCGGAAGCACCGTACCAGGTACAACAGGCAAAAATTGCTGTTGCTAAAGGAGGCTTGTTTGGTTTAGGCCCGGGTAACAGTGAGCAGCGTAATTTTTTACCGCATCCGTATTCCGATTATATCTATGCGATCATCATTGAAGAATACGGTTTGATCGGTGCAGCCTTTATCATCTTTATCTACATGGTGTTTTTGTTCAGGAGTATTCGTTTGTTCCGGAAATGTCCGTTTGCATTCGGCGCCTTCCTGGCATTGGCACTCAGTTTTACATTGGTGATACAGGCCATGACGAATATGGCAGTGAATGTGGGTTTGTTTCCGGTAACAGGTGTAACACTTCCATTGGTGAGTATGGGTGGCAGTAGCTTTCTGTTTACCTGTTTATCCATTGGAATTATTTTAAGTGTAGCAAGGAATGTGGAAGAAGCGGAGGGTGATGCAGCAAACGCAAAAGCAGTAGCGGCATGA
- the murD gene encoding UDP-N-acetylmuramoyl-L-alanine--D-glutamate ligase, translated as MAHKCYILGSGESGTGAAILAKKQGYDVFVSDAGPVKSLYKDELNEYGIAFEESMHSADLILQADEIVKSPGIPEKSDMMKQIRKKGIPVISEIELAWRFKGNSKIVGITGSNGKTTTTALTYHICKHAGLDCAMVGNIGISIAKQVALDPKEVYVAEISSFQLDDIKDFRAEIAVLTNITEDHLDRYDYKFENYINAKFKIIQNQTKDDYFIYCADDPVTATYLKKLTLHSTPLPFTMKQEPQKGAIIKDGTMTIAVNDDKVTMSVDDFKIKGKHNQYNTMAAGIAAATLGIRKEKIREAVTTFESLEHRMEMVAMVKGVEYINDSKATNINSTWYALESMSRPTILILGGVDKGNDYEVLKELVKEKVKAIVCLGLDNRKIHEAFGDSVSLIVNTTSAEDAVRAAYHFAEKGDSVLLSPACASFDLFKNYEDRGDQFKKAVREL; from the coding sequence ATGGCACACAAATGTTACATACTTGGTAGCGGCGAGAGCGGAACGGGCGCAGCTATTCTTGCAAAAAAGCAAGGGTATGATGTATTTGTGAGCGATGCAGGACCTGTGAAATCCTTGTATAAAGATGAGTTGAATGAGTATGGAATTGCATTTGAGGAAAGTATGCATTCGGCCGATCTCATTTTACAGGCCGATGAAATTGTGAAAAGCCCCGGTATTCCTGAAAAGAGCGACATGATGAAGCAGATCCGCAAAAAAGGAATTCCTGTGATCAGTGAAATTGAACTGGCGTGGCGATTTAAAGGCAATAGTAAAATTGTTGGCATTACCGGCAGCAATGGAAAAACAACCACTACCGCATTAACCTATCACATCTGCAAACATGCAGGATTGGATTGTGCAATGGTTGGAAACATCGGCATCAGCATTGCCAAACAAGTTGCGTTGGATCCAAAAGAAGTGTACGTAGCAGAGATCAGCAGTTTTCAATTGGATGATATCAAAGATTTCAGAGCAGAAATTGCGGTACTCACCAACATTACAGAAGATCATTTAGACCGGTACGATTACAAATTTGAAAACTACATCAACGCAAAATTTAAGATCATCCAAAATCAAACGAAAGACGATTATTTCATTTACTGTGCCGATGATCCGGTAACAGCAACGTATTTAAAAAAACTTACTCTCCATTCAACCCCATTACCATTCACCATGAAACAGGAACCACAAAAAGGCGCAATCATCAAAGACGGCACCATGACGATTGCAGTGAACGACGACAAAGTAACAATGAGCGTAGACGATTTTAAGATCAAGGGTAAACACAACCAGTACAACACCATGGCAGCAGGTATTGCAGCGGCTACATTAGGTATCCGCAAGGAAAAGATCAGAGAGGCCGTTACCACGTTCGAAAGCCTTGAGCACCGGATGGAAATGGTGGCAATGGTAAAAGGTGTGGAATACATCAACGATAGTAAAGCAACTAATATCAATTCTACCTGGTATGCATTGGAGAGCATGTCGAGACCAACCATTTTGATCTTAGGTGGTGTTGATAAAGGCAATGATTACGAGGTATTGAAAGAACTGGTGAAAGAAAAAGTAAAAGCCATAGTGTGCCTCGGTTTGGATAACCGTAAAATTCATGAAGCGTTTGGCGATTCTGTTTCACTGATCGTGAATACAACGAGTGCAGAAGATGCCGTACGTGCTGCTTATCATTTTGCAGAAAAAGGCGATTCAGTTTTATTAAGTCCTGCCTGTGCAAGTTTTGATCTGTTCAAAAATTATGAAGACAGAGGCGATCAATTTAAGAAAGCGGTAAGAGAATTATAA
- the mraY gene encoding phospho-N-acetylmuramoyl-pentapeptide-transferase yields the protein MLKNLIDWLNSIGIQFPGDNLFQFITSRVMLAMVLSLVISAVFGKKLINYLRKRQVGETVRDLGLAGEQQKKGTPTMGGLIIIVAIVVPTLLLADVSKVYILLMLFATIWMGMIGFIDDYLKLRAKRMAQQQGVNYKKGDKDGLAGWFKILGQVVLGVAVATTLMFNDSVSAYREFVGTELPADANVKIVKMDGVEKTMIKADGPITTIPFVKGHEFNYSKLLPKAIRGATWVLYVMIVVFIVTAVSNGANITDGIDGLATGVSAVIGIGLGIFAYASGNVRLADYLNILYIPGIGELSIFIAAMVGACIGFLWYNSYPAQVFMGDTGSLMLGGIIASLAFLVRKELLIPIFCGVFLVENLSVVLQVGYFKYTKKKYGEGRRIFLMSPLHHHYQKKGFHESKIVTRFWIVTILCVVMAIVTLKIR from the coding sequence ATGTTAAAAAACTTGATCGATTGGTTGAACAGCATTGGGATTCAATTCCCTGGCGACAATCTGTTTCAGTTCATCACAAGCAGGGTGATGCTGGCAATGGTACTGTCGTTGGTGATCTCAGCCGTATTCGGTAAAAAGTTGATCAACTATCTGCGTAAGCGACAAGTAGGCGAAACAGTTCGTGATCTTGGTTTGGCAGGAGAGCAACAAAAGAAAGGAACACCAACCATGGGTGGACTCATCATCATTGTTGCCATTGTAGTTCCTACATTATTGTTAGCCGATGTAAGCAAAGTGTATATCCTGCTGATGTTGTTTGCAACCATCTGGATGGGCATGATCGGTTTTATTGATGATTATTTAAAGCTCCGTGCCAAGCGCATGGCACAACAGCAGGGAGTAAATTATAAGAAAGGCGATAAAGATGGATTGGCAGGTTGGTTTAAAATTCTTGGGCAGGTTGTATTGGGTGTTGCCGTTGCAACTACATTGATGTTTAACGATTCGGTTAGTGCTTACCGTGAGTTTGTGGGAACTGAATTGCCGGCAGATGCAAATGTGAAAATTGTGAAAATGGATGGTGTTGAAAAAACAATGATCAAAGCAGATGGACCTATTACCACAATTCCATTTGTAAAAGGGCATGAATTTAATTATTCAAAACTATTGCCGAAAGCGATCCGTGGAGCCACCTGGGTACTGTATGTAATGATCGTTGTGTTTATTGTAACAGCAGTATCAAACGGTGCAAATATTACCGATGGTATCGATGGGTTGGCAACAGGTGTATCAGCAGTGATCGGTATAGGGTTGGGCATATTTGCGTATGCAAGTGGTAACGTTCGCTTAGCAGATTATCTCAACATATTATATATACCCGGCATTGGTGAGTTATCCATTTTCATTGCGGCAATGGTAGGCGCATGTATCGGTTTCCTCTGGTACAATTCTTATCCGGCGCAAGTGTTCATGGGCGATACAGGAAGTTTAATGCTGGGAGGAATTATTGCATCACTTGCATTTTTAGTAAGAAAGGAATTGTTGATACCCATTTTCTGTGGCGTGTTTTTAGTGGAAAACCTGAGTGTGGTGCTGCAGGTCGGCTACTTTAAATACACAAAGAAAAAGTATGGTGAAGGCAGAAGGATCTTTTTAATGAGTCCGCTGCATCATCACTATCAAAAGAAAGGATTTCATGAGAGTAAGATCGTTACCCGCTTCTGGATCGTTACGATCCTTTGTGTGGTGATGGCGATCGTAACACTCAAAATTCGCTAA